In Carya illinoinensis cultivar Pawnee chromosome 10, C.illinoinensisPawnee_v1, whole genome shotgun sequence, one DNA window encodes the following:
- the LOC122278807 gene encoding putative germin-like protein 2-1 codes for MAARIFLLGLLAVSFTVSTLASDPSPLQDFCVADKTSSVLVNGFACKDPKLVQADDFFFSGLHIAGNTTNAPFGARLTPVTVAQVGGLNTLGISISRVDYAPGGFNPPHTHPRATEIITVLEGNVEVGFVTSYPDHRLITKVLGKGDVFVFPIGLVHFQVNVGSTNAVVIVALNSQNPGIVSIPNVLFGSTPKIASDVLAKAFQVDKNVVDDIKSKF; via the exons ATGGCTGCTCGCATCTTCTTGCTAGGACTCCTCGCCGTGTCTTTTACCGTCAGTACCCTGGCATCTGATCCAAGCCCTCTTCAAGATTTCTGCGTTGCAGATAAAACAAGTTCAG TTCTAGTGAATGGTTTCGCCTGCAAGGATCCCAAGCTGGTTCAAGCCGACGATTTCTTCTTCAGTGGACTACACATAGCAGGCAACACAACAAACGCCCCATTCGGGGCAAGGCTGACACCGGTGACTGTAGCCCAAGTAGGAGGGCTCAACACGCTTGGCATCTCCATTTCCCGAGTTGATTACGCACCCGGGGGTTTCAACCCTCCTCACACCCACCCTCGAGCCACCGAAATTATAACAGTCTTGGAAGGAAACGTCGAAGTTGGTTTTGTCACATCCTACCCCGACCACCGTCTCATCACAAAGGTGCTAGGAAAGGGTGATGTCTTTGTCTTCCCCATCGGTCTCGTCCACTTCCAAGTAAATGTAGGTTCTACGAATGCCGTTGTCATTGTTGCTCTGAACAGTCAGAACCCTGGTATTGTCTCGATTCCGAATGTGTTGTTTGGGTCTACTCCAAAAATCGCAAGTGACGTTCTTGCAAAGGCCTTCCAAGTTGATAAGAACGTTGTCGATGATATCAAATCCAAGTTCTAG